The following are encoded in a window of Candidatus Paracaedimonas acanthamoebae genomic DNA:
- a CDS encoding EamA family transporter, translated as MTLRDSITAIFVVFLWSTSLLVQKFAATHISNYFLGFLRLLPAIPLLLIYRKPPHQLWRYLIVGFFWNILNFLFIGFGFKVGISAGISSFLIQTNVFFGVLFCYLFLQEKVHLFEVIGMVISFYGIYLLTQDSSNTLHNNTMIGIISILLSSICWGIGFTLLKKMKIGATMADNAWLSTISVPCLFAIISISEGPQQTLLEFSHLSTIGIACALYVGIISTICASYLWLKLAHRITTAQQAPFMLLLPIFTCILSSIFMQEMLTFSQLLAGVIILAGVFVTRCYPLLKRFKIDAFLIKLRVMPHD; from the coding sequence ATGACCTTACGAGATAGTATAACTGCAATCTTTGTTGTATTTTTGTGGTCAACAAGTCTTCTTGTCCAAAAATTTGCAGCAACTCATATCTCAAACTATTTTCTTGGTTTTTTGCGACTTTTACCTGCCATTCCTCTTCTTTTAATTTATCGGAAACCACCTCATCAATTATGGCGTTATTTAATTGTTGGATTTTTCTGGAATATCTTAAACTTCCTCTTCATTGGTTTTGGATTTAAAGTAGGAATTAGTGCAGGTATTTCTTCATTTTTGATACAAACAAATGTCTTTTTTGGTGTTCTTTTTTGTTATCTTTTTTTACAAGAAAAAGTTCATCTCTTTGAAGTGATTGGGATGGTTATTTCTTTTTATGGAATTTATTTACTAACTCAAGATAGTTCCAACACTTTACACAACAATACCATGATCGGTATAATCTCTATCTTACTTTCATCTATTTGTTGGGGAATTGGTTTTACACTTCTCAAAAAAATGAAAATTGGTGCTACTATGGCTGATAATGCATGGCTTTCAACCATTTCTGTTCCTTGTTTATTTGCAATTATTTCAATATCTGAAGGTCCGCAACAAACCCTGCTTGAATTTTCTCATTTAAGCACTATTGGTATTGCATGCGCCTTATATGTAGGCATTATATCAACGATTTGTGCAAGTTACTTATGGTTAAAATTAGCACATCGAATTACGACGGCTCAACAAGCTCCCTTCATGCTTCTTTTACCAATATTTACATGCATTCTTTCTTCTATATTTATGCAAGAAATGTTAACATTCTCTCAACTTTTAGCGGGTGTAATTATCTTGGCTGGGGTCTTTGTAACCCGATGTTACCCTCTCTTAAAGCGTTTTAAAATAGATGCTTTTTTAATTAAACTTAGAGTTATGCCTCATGATTGA
- a CDS encoding thiolase family protein, whose translation MSKNEICIVAAKRTPMGAFQGSLSSVTTVDLGAHAIRSVLEDIPSPHPTIKEVIMGCVLPAGLGQAPARQAAITAKLSSSVGATTINKVCGSGMKAIMLAHDQIKSDEEATIIAGGMESMSNAPYLLLNARKGYRAGHGKIFDHMMYDGLEDAYKKGCSMGVLGEIAVEQCQLTRQQQDEFAALSAKRALQAINEGWFQPEISPLSINVGKEVKVISEDEPPTRVKFDKIPLLKPAFKEGGTITAANSSPLTDGAAAVVLMTTLKAKEHNLSPRALIRGHVTYSHEPDLFTLAPINAIKLLLNKVNWKIEDVDLFEINEAFAFVPMAVIQELKLDINKVNIHGGACALGHPIGASGTRIIVTLLHALERYNLKRGIAALCIGGGEATAIAIERQEQ comes from the coding sequence ATGTCTAAAAATGAAATTTGTATTGTTGCCGCAAAAAGAACACCCATGGGTGCTTTTCAAGGCTCTTTAAGTTCTGTTACTACCGTTGATCTGGGGGCCCACGCGATTCGATCGGTTCTTGAAGATATTCCTTCCCCTCACCCCACCATAAAAGAAGTTATTATGGGCTGTGTTCTTCCTGCCGGCTTGGGACAAGCTCCCGCAAGACAAGCGGCAATTACTGCCAAACTTTCATCAAGTGTAGGAGCGACCACAATTAACAAAGTTTGTGGATCTGGCATGAAAGCAATCATGTTAGCTCACGATCAAATTAAAAGTGATGAAGAAGCGACCATCATTGCCGGCGGTATGGAGAGTATGAGTAATGCCCCTTATCTCCTTTTAAATGCGCGTAAAGGTTATCGTGCAGGGCATGGTAAAATTTTTGATCACATGATGTATGATGGTCTTGAAGATGCTTATAAAAAAGGATGTTCAATGGGTGTTCTCGGAGAGATTGCCGTCGAACAATGCCAACTCACACGTCAGCAACAAGATGAATTCGCAGCCCTCTCAGCAAAAAGAGCGTTACAAGCCATTAACGAAGGTTGGTTTCAACCCGAAATTTCACCCCTTTCCATCAATGTAGGAAAGGAAGTAAAGGTCATCTCAGAAGATGAACCGCCGACACGCGTAAAGTTTGATAAGATCCCTCTTCTTAAGCCTGCCTTTAAAGAAGGCGGCACCATCACAGCTGCAAATTCAAGCCCCCTTACAGATGGCGCTGCTGCAGTCGTTTTAATGACCACCTTGAAGGCAAAAGAACATAACCTCTCTCCTCGCGCTCTTATTCGAGGTCACGTTACTTATTCTCATGAACCCGATTTGTTTACATTAGCCCCTATTAATGCCATTAAATTATTGCTTAATAAGGTTAATTGGAAAATAGAAGATGTGGATCTTTTTGAGATTAATGAAGCTTTTGCCTTTGTTCCTATGGCTGTCATACAAGAGTTAAAATTAGATATTAATAAAGTCAATATACATGGTGGAGCCTGTGCGTTAGGCCATCCAATTGGGGCAAGTGGGACACGTATTATTGTTACTCTTCTTCATGCCTTAGAACGATATAACCTAAAACGGGGGATCGCAGCACTTTGCATTGGGGGTGGAGAAGCAACAGCAATTGCCATTGAAAGACAAGAGCAATGA
- a CDS encoding LysR family transcriptional regulator: MIDFEKLRIFYHVAKEGSVKRAAQTLEKNPTSVWKHIMDLEHYFKTKLFLRRKKIGLELTELGKNLFKDVNNLIPSLERACTHYAQEEKPKDDLFIITTNGVVSIWLIQKLKPFLEYKQNLKIRISTTNSEVDFLNSKADIGILSKVNYSEGLTQQKLLTYHSKLFASQEYLDKYGIPKTFDDLKNHKLISFYPELPGYRGNVDWHLQENMPLHTLRESWLAVNSAVCQLEAARQGLGILAIPKETPLLQDAGLVEVLPNEVGPTFDVQFITRAADFQSRLIRECYEFLKL, encoded by the coding sequence ATGATTGATTTTGAGAAACTTCGTATTTTTTATCATGTAGCTAAAGAAGGCTCCGTAAAACGAGCGGCGCAAACTCTAGAGAAGAATCCGACTTCTGTCTGGAAGCATATTATGGATTTAGAGCATTATTTTAAAACAAAGCTTTTTCTTCGACGCAAGAAAATTGGATTAGAACTCACTGAACTCGGTAAAAACCTCTTTAAAGACGTCAACAATTTAATCCCAAGCTTAGAAAGAGCATGCACTCACTACGCTCAAGAAGAAAAACCTAAAGATGATCTTTTTATTATTACAACGAATGGTGTCGTGAGTATTTGGTTAATTCAAAAACTAAAACCATTCCTTGAGTATAAACAAAATTTAAAGATAAGAATTTCAACAACAAATTCAGAAGTTGACTTTTTAAATTCTAAAGCTGATATAGGTATTCTCTCTAAGGTTAATTATTCTGAAGGATTAACCCAACAAAAACTCTTAACCTATCATAGTAAGCTTTTTGCAAGCCAAGAATATTTAGATAAATATGGTATTCCTAAAACATTTGATGATTTAAAAAATCACAAATTAATCAGTTTTTATCCAGAACTTCCTGGTTATCGAGGCAATGTAGATTGGCATCTTCAAGAAAATATGCCTCTTCATACTTTACGTGAAAGTTGGCTTGCTGTGAATTCGGCTGTTTGTCAACTTGAAGCGGCCCGACAAGGGCTTGGAATTCTTGCAATTCCAAAAGAAACTCCTTTACTTCAAGATGCTGGTTTAGTTGAAGTTCTTCCTAATGAAGTTGGCCCTACTTTTGATGTTCAATTTATAACGCGGGCAGCTGACTTCCAAAGTCGCCTTATTCGTGAATGCTATGAATTTTTAAAATTATAG
- a CDS encoding PAS domain-containing sensor histidine kinase, whose protein sequence is MKLSTLLSFNIFTKWRVWLLIVAGIACGIATYFTFSHTGLLGTNSQAIVLLLNIDLAILLLFVIIIARRLVKLWGHRRQKRAGAKLHTRLAFIFGALTVAPTILISITSGYLFNAGIGSWFNERISTALQESTAVAEAYLEEHKKVIRANCEGMAHALSDNFQLLLNDPIHFNQALDIELQVRSLDEAIVFNPSPEVLARSRLSFSLEFEPISEIDLERAEKSVVINTSQSGDRVRALMKLPNYNAYLLVGRLVDPVVLKRIANTKDAASEYNQLHDIQKQLEIRFFLAFILISLILLAIAIWVGLNFANQLAYPIIDLIEAAEKVASGNLNVTVKDGRQEDELSILGRTFNHMTHQLQVQQQELIEANHQIDQRRQFIEDVLRGVSAGVIELSSKGIIRLLNRSALELLRLNDHEILGQKLAKIIPEMGEILMQAKENKINFYQTELNLTREGFTRVLLVRVVQEKGEESLQGIIVTFDDITALVFAQRKAAWADVARGIAHEIKNPLTPIQLSAERLRRKYLPAIQNDSQAFETCIETIIRQVDHIGRMVTEFSDFARMPAPQITLTNLIELCQQAIFLQQSAHPEIEFDFSNTYQHLDIYADLSQIGQVLTNLIQNAIDSIINWQNETKEKTTLGWIGLKIILDDKKLTLLIEDNGKGFPENRSSLTEPYVTYREKGTGLGLAIVKKIIEDHGGEINLEDRSVRGACVRITLPTTIIEKVVMMPSVPFNIS, encoded by the coding sequence ATGAAACTATCTACTCTTCTATCCTTCAATATCTTTACAAAATGGAGGGTATGGCTTTTAATAGTTGCAGGGATCGCTTGTGGGATAGCAACTTATTTTACATTCAGTCATACGGGGTTGTTGGGAACAAACTCTCAAGCCATTGTTTTACTTTTAAATATAGATTTGGCAATTTTATTGCTATTTGTCATTATAATTGCACGGCGTCTTGTTAAATTATGGGGGCATCGCCGACAAAAACGTGCCGGCGCAAAACTTCATACCCGATTAGCTTTTATATTTGGGGCCCTAACTGTTGCCCCTACTATATTGATTTCTATTACCTCGGGTTACCTTTTTAATGCTGGAATTGGATCATGGTTTAACGAAAGAATCAGCACAGCACTTCAAGAATCTACCGCTGTTGCCGAAGCTTATCTAGAAGAACATAAAAAAGTTATTAGGGCAAATTGTGAAGGTATGGCACATGCCTTATCAGATAATTTTCAACTTCTTTTAAATGACCCTATTCACTTTAATCAAGCCCTTGATATAGAACTACAAGTACGCTCTTTGGATGAAGCCATAGTTTTCAACCCTTCCCCCGAAGTTCTTGCACGATCTCGGTTAAGTTTCTCTCTTGAATTTGAACCTATTTCTGAAATCGATCTCGAAAGAGCAGAAAAATCTGTTGTTATTAATACATCACAAAGTGGAGACCGTGTCCGCGCACTTATGAAGCTGCCTAATTATAATGCATACCTTCTTGTTGGAAGATTGGTTGATCCTGTTGTTTTAAAAAGAATTGCAAATACAAAAGACGCTGCCAGTGAATATAACCAGCTTCATGACATCCAGAAGCAATTAGAAATTAGATTTTTTCTCGCATTTATTTTAATTTCTCTGATTTTGTTAGCAATTGCTATATGGGTAGGGCTCAATTTTGCGAATCAACTAGCGTACCCCATTATTGATCTCATTGAAGCTGCTGAAAAAGTCGCTTCAGGCAATCTTAATGTAACAGTTAAAGACGGCCGCCAAGAAGATGAATTGTCTATCCTTGGCCGAACCTTCAATCATATGACGCACCAATTGCAAGTTCAACAACAAGAACTTATCGAAGCCAATCATCAAATTGATCAAAGACGTCAATTTATTGAAGATGTCTTAAGGGGCGTAAGTGCTGGCGTTATTGAACTTTCTTCAAAAGGGATCATTCGCCTGCTTAATCGTTCAGCGCTTGAGCTTCTGCGTCTTAATGATCACGAAATTCTGGGACAAAAACTTGCAAAAATAATTCCAGAGATGGGTGAAATTCTCATGCAAGCAAAAGAGAATAAGATTAATTTTTATCAAACTGAACTTAATTTGACACGAGAAGGTTTTACGCGCGTCCTGCTTGTGAGAGTTGTTCAGGAAAAAGGAGAAGAGTCTCTACAAGGAATTATCGTCACATTTGATGATATTACGGCTCTTGTTTTTGCCCAAAGAAAAGCTGCATGGGCAGATGTCGCCCGTGGAATCGCTCATGAGATTAAAAATCCTCTTACCCCTATCCAACTTTCTGCTGAGCGTTTACGTCGAAAATATCTTCCAGCCATTCAAAATGACTCTCAAGCTTTTGAAACATGCATTGAAACAATTATCCGCCAAGTTGATCATATCGGACGTATGGTCACGGAGTTTTCCGATTTTGCACGGATGCCAGCCCCTCAAATAACCCTTACAAATCTCATCGAATTATGCCAACAAGCTATTTTTCTTCAGCAATCTGCCCATCCAGAAATTGAGTTTGATTTTTCAAATACTTATCAACATTTAGATATCTATGCTGATTTGTCTCAAATTGGTCAGGTTTTGACAAATTTAATCCAAAATGCTATTGATTCAATTATAAATTGGCAGAATGAAACAAAAGAAAAAACTACTTTAGGGTGGATAGGATTAAAAATTATTCTTGATGATAAAAAATTGACTCTTTTAATTGAAGATAATGGAAAAGGCTTCCCTGAAAATCGTTCCTCTCTTACAGAACCTTATGTAACTTATCGTGAAAAAGGAACAGGACTTGGCCTTGCAATTGTAAAAAAAATTATTGAAGATCATGGAGGAGAGATTAATCTAGAGGATCGAAGCGTAAGAGGGGCTTGTGTACGTATCACTCTTCCAACTACAATTATAGAAAAGGTTGTTATGATGCCTTCTGTCCCGTTTAATATATCTTAG
- the dusB gene encoding tRNA dihydrouridine synthase DusB gives MNLQIGPIKLQGNVILAPITGVSDLPFRNLVKKFGASLVMSEMIASQAMIRETRQSLKMVQKTTEERPMAVQLAGCEPTVMAEAARLNVDLGADIIDINMGCPVKKIVNGHAGSSLMRDEVLAAKIIEATVKAVNVPVTLKMRTGWDDNSRNAPRLAKIAEECGIQMVTIHGRTRCQLYNGHSDWAFIHQVKDAVKIPVIGNGDVNTEEDAAELLRLSGADGVMIARGSFGRPWFLNQVSHYLNTGHKLAGPTLIEMKEIVLEHYNAILAYHTPDLGVKMGRKHLAWYSRGLPNSAEYRVKVNQLQEPHEVISFIHSFFDTIIDNPL, from the coding sequence TTGAATCTTCAAATTGGTCCTATCAAACTTCAAGGGAATGTTATCCTCGCTCCTATTACCGGGGTTTCCGATCTTCCTTTTCGTAACCTTGTGAAAAAATTCGGGGCCTCTCTTGTCATGTCTGAGATGATCGCTTCTCAAGCGATGATCCGTGAAACACGCCAAAGTCTTAAAATGGTGCAAAAGACTACAGAAGAACGTCCTATGGCTGTACAATTAGCAGGTTGTGAACCTACTGTGATGGCAGAAGCTGCAAGACTTAACGTAGATCTCGGAGCTGATATCATTGATATCAATATGGGATGCCCGGTAAAGAAAATCGTTAATGGTCATGCAGGTTCATCTCTTATGCGTGATGAAGTCCTTGCTGCTAAAATTATTGAGGCAACCGTTAAAGCTGTAAATGTTCCTGTAACTTTAAAGATGAGAACCGGCTGGGATGATAATAGTCGAAATGCTCCTCGCCTTGCAAAGATTGCTGAAGAATGCGGCATTCAGATGGTCACAATTCATGGCAGGACAAGATGTCAACTTTACAATGGTCATTCAGATTGGGCTTTTATTCATCAAGTTAAAGACGCTGTAAAAATACCTGTAATTGGTAATGGTGATGTTAATACTGAAGAAGATGCCGCCGAGCTTTTACGACTTTCAGGAGCAGATGGTGTAATGATTGCACGCGGTTCTTTTGGCCGACCTTGGTTCTTAAATCAGGTAAGCCACTACTTAAATACTGGCCATAAACTTGCAGGACCTACTCTTATTGAGATGAAAGAGATTGTTTTAGAACATTATAATGCAATTCTCGCATATCATACCCCAGACTTGGGCGTAAAAATGGGGCGCAAACATTTAGCTTGGTATAGCCGAGGCCTTCCTAATTCAGCAGAATACCGCGTCAAAGTTAATCAACTACAGGAACCGCATGAGGTAATTTCTTTTATTCATAGCTTTTTTGATACTATTATTGACAATCCTTTATAA
- a CDS encoding TIGR04141 family sporadically distributed protein — protein sequence MNSNKIFQRLLALALVCFHCFSFLASSSMDVDDENVRRDENIIRVERAENPKKRPREEPNEVLDLELSPNKKPKILQIKTMSIALLKGDVPNFGERVKRYNLKSNIDGEVYVESKVVHVTGWSDFIVKSIEEEEAPHPIEGNASLLKSSIIIIKHNGRKFAFVFGDGRYLLKREFLEPDFGLKVSLNGSDDNQIKSIESQTVASNPRSSSVSYKSPVPSRKFMMSSTDQLKGITDKKYSGKGAYVRIEQPPQTIDDLPGLCATLETLYSRPIDEEKYPWANKIVPVKDYSLQMKLDELLAKSLKTENQVSTWNLLRPWAEDPPPENENTCPSYYTLGQSHTAYSDLETIFQKLKHKISKPKTTIDRLKTLRIKCYNNQECYESWSAYEALTFETEYNNAMYVLNEGQWYKPKQDYAQKVDEYLQTLYSASQQNTFLKFPVSKKDEEEADYNERAASSSDGKLLLMDRRDIPASAAGHSNVEMCDLLAQRYLIHVKCGTDSAPLSHLFSQGSISAEILKRDKAYRIRAKDKFVRAELLELCREECKPLFQKIQSDFEDYLKSSTEDISQEDKNNFLLKQYQSTFDSTLHIPTAAKGIEKEKSLKMNKKLSPDQILRQYFEKKFLEILRDRFNEICKDLNSDLSGKKRDLSIRKKLIDCCKKNLGKAFTPTMDVTFPKKCEEYQRKFNDFFEVGKFNPNNYTIVYGIITDKKNLADIRKVIPFFSRINLKRHVEYLHGLGYKGVLIKMIPVHSSQTTINFPAQSKTSTE from the coding sequence ATGAACAGCAACAAAATTTTTCAAAGACTGCTTGCACTTGCATTAGTCTGTTTTCATTGCTTTTCATTCCTCGCGAGTTCATCTATGGATGTAGACGATGAAAATGTTAGAAGGGATGAAAACATCATCAGAGTTGAAAGGGCAGAAAATCCTAAAAAACGCCCCCGTGAAGAACCAAATGAAGTCCTTGATCTTGAACTTTCTCCAAATAAAAAACCTAAAATATTACAAATAAAAACAATGAGTATTGCCTTACTGAAAGGGGATGTTCCTAATTTTGGAGAAAGAGTTAAACGTTACAACCTTAAAAGCAACATTGATGGAGAAGTTTATGTTGAATCTAAGGTTGTTCACGTTACAGGATGGTCTGATTTTATTGTAAAGAGTATTGAAGAAGAAGAAGCTCCTCATCCTATAGAAGGAAATGCTAGCTTATTAAAATCATCGATCATCATCATTAAACATAATGGAAGGAAATTTGCATTCGTGTTTGGAGATGGTCGATATTTATTAAAAAGAGAATTTCTCGAACCCGATTTTGGATTGAAAGTAAGCTTAAATGGAAGTGATGATAATCAAATAAAAAGCATTGAGAGTCAGACTGTTGCTTCCAATCCTCGTTCATCAAGTGTGAGCTATAAGTCTCCGGTTCCATCGCGAAAATTCATGATGAGTTCTACAGATCAATTAAAAGGTATTACTGACAAAAAGTACTCTGGGAAAGGTGCTTATGTGCGCATTGAACAACCTCCACAAACTATAGATGATTTACCTGGCCTATGTGCAACGCTTGAGACACTTTACTCTCGCCCTATTGATGAAGAAAAATATCCATGGGCTAATAAAATTGTGCCTGTTAAAGATTATTCCCTTCAAATGAAACTTGATGAACTCTTAGCAAAATCATTAAAAACTGAAAATCAAGTATCAACCTGGAATCTATTAAGACCATGGGCAGAAGATCCACCCCCTGAAAACGAAAATACGTGCCCAAGTTATTATACGCTGGGTCAATCACACACCGCATATTCAGACCTCGAAACTATCTTTCAAAAATTAAAACATAAAATTTCCAAGCCAAAGACGACAATTGACCGTCTCAAAACGCTGCGAATTAAATGCTATAATAACCAAGAATGTTATGAGTCTTGGAGTGCCTATGAGGCTTTAACATTTGAAACTGAATATAATAATGCAATGTATGTCCTTAATGAAGGGCAATGGTATAAACCTAAACAAGATTATGCTCAAAAAGTGGATGAGTACTTACAGACTCTTTATTCAGCTTCTCAACAAAATACTTTTTTAAAATTTCCCGTTAGTAAGAAAGATGAAGAAGAAGCTGACTATAATGAAAGAGCCGCTTCTTCCTCAGATGGTAAACTATTACTGATGGATAGAAGAGACATACCTGCATCGGCTGCCGGACACAGTAACGTTGAGATGTGCGATCTCCTTGCACAAAGATATTTAATTCATGTAAAATGCGGCACAGATTCTGCTCCTCTTAGTCACTTATTTTCCCAAGGATCTATTTCAGCTGAAATTCTTAAAAGAGATAAAGCCTACAGAATCCGAGCAAAAGATAAGTTTGTCAGGGCAGAATTACTCGAATTATGTAGAGAAGAATGCAAGCCACTTTTTCAAAAAATTCAAAGCGATTTTGAAGACTACTTAAAATCATCTACAGAAGATATTTCTCAAGAAGATAAAAACAACTTCCTGTTAAAACAATACCAAAGCACTTTTGATTCAACCCTTCATATTCCTACGGCTGCAAAGGGAATTGAAAAAGAGAAATCTTTAAAAATGAATAAGAAATTATCTCCAGATCAGATATTAAGACAATATTTCGAAAAGAAATTTTTAGAAATTTTAAGAGATAGATTTAATGAAATTTGTAAAGATTTGAATTCAGATCTCTCCGGGAAAAAGAGAGATTTAAGCATAAGAAAAAAATTAATAGATTGTTGCAAGAAAAACCTCGGAAAAGCATTTACACCAACAATGGATGTTACGTTTCCCAAAAAATGTGAAGAATATCAAAGAAAATTTAATGACTTTTTTGAAGTAGGAAAATTTAATCCAAATAATTATACCATTGTATATGGGATCATCACAGATAAGAAGAATTTAGCTGATATCCGTAAGGTTATTCCTTTTTTCAGTCGTATAAATCTTAAAAGGCATGTTGAATACCTGCACGGGCTTGGATATAAAGGAGTCCTTATAAAAATGATTCCTGTTCATTCTAGTCAGACAACAATAAATTTTCCTGCTCAATCAAAAACTTCGACGGAATAA
- a CDS encoding Y-family DNA polymerase — protein sequence MTYEDKPKIGLVDCNNFFVSCERVFRPDLKERPIVVLSNNDGCAISRSNEAKKLNIKMGEPYFKFISIVKKHNVQVFSSNFELYVDISRRVMTTLQTMVPLIEKYSIDEAFLDLSKIPDGEIEAFCYELQQRVQKWTGIPISIGVSRTKTLAKVANTYAKEGCGLFNLLEEREIEGFLACLPISDVWGIGRKYAAYLRSKNIETALQLKRVPLKWIRQKMNVIGERIVWELNGQIAYPIEKQESSKKTILVSRTFKDPFSSFEDLASFVSALIEKAAEKLRKEKRLATYVHIFIKTNRFHRESYYAKRHVVMLDVASNDTLILHRAAQIGLRKIFSFGPKYKRIGVCLSGLVEPSCLQYSLFNLSSLQQEGLTATIDQINEKFGKTVIMYGDFQVKTFKLTQREYLSPCYTTRWEQLAKVF from the coding sequence ATGACGTATGAAGATAAACCCAAAATTGGATTAGTTGACTGTAATAATTTTTTCGTATCGTGTGAGCGCGTATTTCGCCCAGATTTAAAAGAACGGCCGATTGTTGTTTTATCAAACAATGATGGATGTGCGATTTCTCGCTCAAATGAAGCAAAGAAATTAAATATCAAAATGGGGGAGCCTTACTTTAAATTCATTTCAATTGTGAAAAAACATAATGTCCAAGTTTTTTCGTCAAACTTTGAGCTTTATGTGGATATATCACGACGTGTAATGACAACCTTACAAACGATGGTTCCTTTGATCGAAAAATACTCTATTGATGAGGCATTTTTGGATCTTTCTAAGATTCCAGATGGGGAGATTGAAGCTTTTTGTTATGAACTTCAACAGCGCGTTCAGAAATGGACAGGAATCCCCATTTCTATCGGAGTTTCTCGGACAAAAACCTTAGCAAAAGTTGCTAATACTTATGCAAAAGAGGGGTGTGGGTTATTTAACCTTCTTGAAGAGAGAGAAATCGAGGGATTTTTAGCTTGCCTTCCTATAAGTGACGTGTGGGGAATAGGACGTAAATATGCAGCTTATCTGAGAAGTAAAAATATCGAAACAGCTCTCCAACTTAAAAGAGTTCCATTAAAATGGATACGTCAAAAAATGAATGTGATAGGGGAAAGGATAGTTTGGGAGCTTAACGGGCAGATTGCCTATCCTATAGAGAAGCAAGAATCTTCAAAAAAGACTATTTTAGTATCACGTACTTTTAAAGATCCTTTTTCTTCATTTGAAGATTTAGCTTCATTTGTTTCCGCATTAATTGAAAAAGCTGCAGAAAAATTAAGAAAAGAAAAAAGATTGGCAACATATGTCCATATTTTTATAAAGACTAATCGTTTCCATCGAGAATCTTATTATGCCAAGAGACATGTTGTAATGCTGGATGTGGCCTCGAATGATACATTAATATTGCATCGAGCTGCTCAAATAGGCTTGAGAAAGATCTTTTCTTTCGGGCCAAAATATAAAAGAATTGGTGTGTGTTTAAGCGGTTTAGTTGAGCCATCCTGTTTACAATACTCTTTATTTAATCTCTCTTCCCTACAGCAAGAAGGGCTTACGGCAACGATTGATCAGATTAATGAAAAATTTGGAAAAACAGTCATAATGTATGGAGATTTTCAGGTGAAAACGTTTAAATTAACTCAACGAGAGTATTTATCACCTTGTTACACGACGCGTTGGGAGCAGCTTGCAAAAGTATTCTAG